One Solanum pennellii chromosome 9, SPENNV200 DNA segment encodes these proteins:
- the LOC107031483 gene encoding dnaJ homolog subfamily B member 9 isoform X1 has product MDFASVLSQKPVNNFHFPQNLRELTSKFVCRIEYGSFAVPRRMCFSNSLGSYYWKKRKKYKHILVKASRKESPYEVLGISSSATAEEIKKAYRKLALKYHPDVNKEQNAQEKFMRIKHAYNTLLNSKTRKRYDSRSDTSSYSYYSGAERNRSAADEEDFYSFGSFFKDAQISIADFFKDLQEEFRNWEANVASTGKPKSLWEELAEIGEEFVEFLEKELNITDADVEDENNNERPQKGNAQSGTSNKKQMRTDKDNSIEENIDEIEAALAQLKKELGL; this is encoded by the exons ATGGATTTTGCATCTGTTCTATCTCAAAAGCCAGTTaacaattttcattttcctcaaaaccTAAGAGAGTTAACTTCAAAATTTGTTTGCAGAATTGAGTATGGAAGCTTTGCGGTACCTAGACGAATGTGCTTCTCGAATAGTCTAGGTAGCTATTATtggaagaagaggaaaaaatacaaacatatatTGGTTAAGGCAAGTCGAAAAGAGTCTCCGTATGAAGTTTTAGGGATATCTTCATCAGCGACTGCCGAGGAAATCAAAAAGGCATATCGCAAACTTGCTCTCAAGTATCATCCCGATGTTAACAAAGAG CAAAATGCTCAAGAAAAGTTTATGAGGATTAAGCATGCATACAACACACTATTGAACTCCAAAACCAGGAAGCGATATGATTCAAGAAGTGACACCTCAAGTTATTCATATTATAGTGGAGCAGAACGAAATAGAAGTGCTGCAGATGAAGAAGACTTTTATAGCTTTG GTAGCTTTTTCAAGGATGCTCAAATAAGCATAG CGGACTTCTTTAAGGATCTCCAAGAAGAATTTCGGAATTGGGAGGCAAATGTTGCTTCCACCGGAAAACCAAAGAGTTTATGGGAAGAATTAGCT GAAATTGGAGAAGAATTTGTTGAGTTTTTAGAGAAGGAGCTGAATATAACTGATGCAGATGTAGAAGATGAAAACAACAACGAGAGACCCCAGAAGGGCAATGCACAATCTGGAACTAGTAACAAAAAACAAATGAGAACAGATAAAGATAACAGtatagaagaaaatattgatgagattgaagcAGCTCTTGCCCAATTGAAAAAGGAATTAGGACTATGA
- the LOC107031483 gene encoding dnaJ homolog subfamily B member 9 isoform X2 yields MDFASVLSQKPVNNFHFPQNLRELTSKFVCRIEYGSFAVPRRMCFSNSLGSYYWKKRKKYKHILVKASRKESPYEVLGISSSATAEEIKKAYRKLALKYHPDVNKEQNAQEKFMRIKHAYNTLLNSKTRKRYDSRSDTSSYSYYSGAERNRSAADEEDFYSFADFFKDLQEEFRNWEANVASTGKPKSLWEELAEIGEEFVEFLEKELNITDADVEDENNNERPQKGNAQSGTSNKKQMRTDKDNSIEENIDEIEAALAQLKKELGL; encoded by the exons ATGGATTTTGCATCTGTTCTATCTCAAAAGCCAGTTaacaattttcattttcctcaaaaccTAAGAGAGTTAACTTCAAAATTTGTTTGCAGAATTGAGTATGGAAGCTTTGCGGTACCTAGACGAATGTGCTTCTCGAATAGTCTAGGTAGCTATTATtggaagaagaggaaaaaatacaaacatatatTGGTTAAGGCAAGTCGAAAAGAGTCTCCGTATGAAGTTTTAGGGATATCTTCATCAGCGACTGCCGAGGAAATCAAAAAGGCATATCGCAAACTTGCTCTCAAGTATCATCCCGATGTTAACAAAGAG CAAAATGCTCAAGAAAAGTTTATGAGGATTAAGCATGCATACAACACACTATTGAACTCCAAAACCAGGAAGCGATATGATTCAAGAAGTGACACCTCAAGTTATTCATATTATAGTGGAGCAGAACGAAATAGAAGTGCTGCAGATGAAGAAGACTTTTATAGCTTTG CGGACTTCTTTAAGGATCTCCAAGAAGAATTTCGGAATTGGGAGGCAAATGTTGCTTCCACCGGAAAACCAAAGAGTTTATGGGAAGAATTAGCT GAAATTGGAGAAGAATTTGTTGAGTTTTTAGAGAAGGAGCTGAATATAACTGATGCAGATGTAGAAGATGAAAACAACAACGAGAGACCCCAGAAGGGCAATGCACAATCTGGAACTAGTAACAAAAAACAAATGAGAACAGATAAAGATAACAGtatagaagaaaatattgatgagattgaagcAGCTCTTGCCCAATTGAAAAAGGAATTAGGACTATGA
- the LOC107031482 gene encoding pentatricopeptide repeat-containing protein At3g24000, mitochondrial-like, translating to MSSLTFCSLPLTVNGHRRKYIYSSNKASVLKLVAARQLLDEIVKRTRISVTDLCVTECVDRGEMVMESNRNFDVTDELLGESRFDRASNYMDEEYVIEQLKYCSSEGCFELGKLYHAFIIKTGIWFDKFVATALLNMYAKCGEMASAEMIFGSLSYVDVASCNSMISGYVSNGMRSEAFAFFVKMGDILDIVSNHYTYSILLSACESVQVGKQLHAHIVKLEFMSLTVVGNSALTMYINFGMIEEAENLFEGLASKNHISWTAYISGLYRQKAFDKALTQFCLMRKNNTEPNEYAYSVALSCAASAEYHDYGCALHAQAIKNGMISKVFVGTSIIEMYSKCAELGNAGKQLKEMGRVASCASWNAVITSLVHNGEVGSGLEMFRKMLNNDIACDEYTCSLTLRACSLLPSLAICRQVHSWVVKGKFGANLHVSSSLIETYAQCGNLEDAEKVFCLTFEPDDVTFNSMIKAYSQYGNPMKAIFLFEKMVEKGILPTSFTFLAVISACSHCGLVQQGKELFESMTRDCGIPPEENHYSCMVDLLSRSGQLEDALEFINQLPIEPNAPIWRPFLAGCRFHGCLEMAEMAASKILEHDPGDASVYVTLSNMYVEAGKVRDALNQRELMKSKSVQKEPGCSWLEVNAKIHTFFSGDTRHIDTPKVYSRLDNLMQKIENKTTRELGKVTKEKCLFHSERYFSDNHQTITPSLTELKIEKSNPLAKLNGSNQPPDPPKADPKIPSPTKTVFVDEIDSDSGK from the exons ATGAGTAGCTTAACGTTTTGTTCTTTACCTTTAACTGTGAATGGCCATCGGAGAAAATACATATATTCTTCAAATAAAGCGTCTGTTCTCAAATTAGTTGCTGCACGCCAACTGCTTGATGAAATTGTTAAGAGAACTAGAATTTCAGTTACAGATTTGTGTGTTACTGAATGTGTAGATAGAGGTGAAATGGTTATGGAAAGCAATAGGAATTTCGATGTAACGGATGAGTTATTAGGAGAGTCCAGGTTTGATCGTGCTAGCAATTACATGGATGAGGAATATGTGATTGAGCAGTTGAAGTACTGTAGTAGTGAAGGATGTTTTGAGCTTGGAAAATTATACCATGCTTTCATAATTAAGACGGGGATTTGGTTCGATAAGTTTGTAGCTACAGCCCTTCTTAATATGTATGCAAAGTGTGGTGAAATGGCTAGTGCTGAGATGATATTTGGTAGTTTGTCTTACGTTGATGTGGCTTCGTGTAATAGCATGATTTCTGGGTATGTAAGCAATGGAATGAGATCTGAAGCCTTTGCTTTCTTTGTCAAGATGGGTGATATTCTAGATATCGTGTCAAACCATTATACATACTCAATATTGTTATCTGCTTGTGAGTCTGTTCAAGTAGGAAAACAGTTGCATGCTCATATTGTAAAACTGGAATTTATGTCGCTTACAGTGGTTGGAAATTCAGCTTTGACGATGTACATCAACTTTGGAATGATTGAGGAGGCTGAGAATTTGTTCGAAGGACTCGCTAGTAAGAACCATATATCTTGGACTGCATATATATCTGGACTTTACCGTCAAAAGGCTTTCGATAAGGCATTGACACAATTCTGTTTGATGAGAAAGAACAATACTGAACCTAATGAATACGCCTACTCTGTAGCCCTTTCATGTGCAGCTTCTGCAGAATATCATGATTATGGTTGCGCACTTCATGCCCAGGCAATTAAGAATGGAATGATCTCAAAGGTATTTGTCGGGACTTCCATCATAGAGATGTACTCAAAATGTGCAGAACTGGGTAATGCTGGAAAACAGCTCAAGGAAATGGGACGTGTAGCATCTTGTGCATCATGGAATGCAGTGATAACCAGCCTTGTTCACAACGGTGAGGTTGGTTCCGGATTGGAGATGTTCCGTAAGATGCTAAATAATGATATTGCTTGTGATGAATATACATGTTCACTTACTCTGAGGGCCTGCTCGTTACTTCCATCCCTTGCAATCTGCAGGCAGGTGCATTCTTGGGTAGTTAAGGGGAAGTTTGGGGCAAACTTGCATGTGTCGAGTTCATTAATAGAAACATATGCACAATGTGGTAATTTAGAGGACGCTGAGAAGGTTTTCTGTCTAACATTTGAACCAGATGACGTGACGTTTAATTCAATGATTAAAGCTTATTCACAGTATGGTAATCCAATGAAGGCTATTTTCTTGTTTGAAAAGATGGTAGAGAAAGGGATATTACCAACGAGTTTCACTTTCCTTGCGGTTATTTCTGCTTGTAGCCATTGTGGTTTAGTTCAACAAGGGAAAGAGTTGTTCGAGTCTATGACTAGAGATTGCGGAATTCCACCTGAAGAGAATCACTATAGCTGCATGGTTGACCTTCTGAGTAGATCAGGGCAGTTAGAGGATGCTCTCGAATTCATAAACCAGCTGCCAATTGAACCTAATGCTCCAATCTGGAGACCATTTCTAGCAGGTTGCAGGTTTCACGGTTGCCTTGAAATGGCAGAGATGGCGGCCAGTAAAATATTAGAGCACGACCCTGGTGATGCATCAGTTTATGTCACTCTCTCGAACATGTATGTTGAAGCAGGCAAGGTAAGGGATGCACTCAATCAAAGAGAGCTGATGAAGTCTAAGTCAGTCCAGAAGGAACCCGGTTGTAGCTGGTTGGAGGTGAATGCAAAGATTCATACATTCTTTTCTGGTGATACCAGACATATAGATACGCCAAAAGTATATTCGAGATTGGATAATCTGATGCAAAAGATTGAGAACAAAACAACTCGAGAACTCGGTAAGGTTACGAAAGAGAAATGCTTATTTCACAGTGAACG gtaCTTCAGCGATAACCACCAGACAATAACTCCATCTCTGACAGAGCTCAAAATCGAAAAATCTAATCCACTGGCGAAGCTCAACGGTTCAAACCAGCCGCCAGACCCACCAAAAGCCGATCCCAAAATTCCATCTCCGACCAAAACCGTTTTCGTCGACGAAATCGACTCCGATTCCGGTAAATAA